The Opitutales bacterium genome has a segment encoding these proteins:
- a CDS encoding circularly permuted type 2 ATP-grasp protein, whose translation MSLIFPEHYEVGPFFDEMFEQDGSIRMHYRAFADRLNALAPDDFKRRREAIDAMFLQQGVTFTTYNDNAEGTERIFPFDMVPRIIPGNEWNVLERGLKQRITALNLFLHDIYHDQKIVKDGVIPPQYILSARHFRREFAGFNVPKDIYIHICGTDLIRDDKGEYLVLEDNCRCPSGVSYMLENRAAMKRVFPNFFPRAGVRPVEKYPDALLKTLQYITPVEKDNPTCVVLTPGVYNSAYFEHCFLARQMGIEIVEGADLVVRDFKVYMRTTDGLKQVDVIYRRIDDDFIDPSVFRPDSLLGVPGLVNAVRAGNVALANSIGTGVADDKVVYYFVPHMIKYYLDEEPILKNVETFLPSEPDDFKFIIENTEKLVIKSANEAGGYGMLIGPKETKEKVDQFREMVKREPRNFIAQHPISLSRHPTFTDEEGFGGRHIDLRPYILYGEDISIIPGGLTRVALRKGSLVVNSSQGGGSKDTWVLHPNT comes from the coding sequence ATGAGTCTTATCTTTCCCGAACACTACGAAGTGGGCCCATTCTTCGATGAGATGTTTGAGCAAGATGGTAGCATCCGGATGCACTATCGTGCTTTTGCCGATCGCCTGAATGCCCTCGCACCCGATGATTTCAAACGCCGCCGCGAAGCGATTGATGCCATGTTTCTCCAACAGGGTGTCACCTTCACCACCTACAATGATAACGCAGAAGGCACCGAACGCATTTTTCCTTTCGACATGGTGCCGCGTATCATACCCGGGAACGAATGGAATGTGCTAGAGCGTGGACTCAAACAACGCATCACAGCGCTCAATCTTTTTTTGCACGACATCTATCACGACCAGAAGATCGTCAAAGATGGTGTCATTCCTCCACAATACATCTTATCTGCACGTCATTTTCGGCGAGAATTTGCCGGCTTTAACGTACCCAAGGATATCTACATCCACATCTGCGGCACGGATTTGATACGTGACGACAAAGGCGAATACCTTGTCTTAGAGGATAATTGCCGCTGCCCTTCCGGTGTGTCTTACATGCTCGAGAACCGTGCGGCGATGAAGCGAGTGTTTCCAAATTTCTTTCCGCGAGCTGGTGTAAGGCCGGTAGAGAAATACCCCGATGCGCTCCTCAAAACACTTCAATACATCACACCTGTTGAGAAGGATAACCCAACCTGTGTTGTGCTCACGCCGGGCGTCTATAACAGCGCGTATTTTGAACACTGTTTTTTAGCGCGACAGATGGGTATCGAAATCGTTGAAGGTGCAGACCTGGTTGTGCGAGACTTTAAAGTCTATATGCGCACCACTGATGGGCTGAAGCAAGTAGACGTCATTTACCGCCGAATCGATGACGATTTTATAGACCCCAGCGTCTTTCGGCCTGACTCACTCCTCGGCGTCCCGGGATTAGTCAACGCGGTCCGCGCAGGCAACGTCGCACTTGCAAACTCTATCGGCACCGGCGTCGCAGATGACAAGGTCGTCTACTACTTCGTGCCGCACATGATTAAGTATTACCTCGACGAGGAACCCATACTGAAAAACGTCGAGACCTTCCTGCCCTCAGAGCCAGACGATTTCAAATTCATCATAGAAAACACCGAAAAATTGGTCATCAAATCCGCAAATGAAGCCGGGGGTTATGGCATGCTGATCGGGCCGAAAGAAACCAAGGAAAAAGTGGATCAATTCCGTGAAATGGTAAAAAGGGAACCGCGTAATTTCATCGCCCAACACCCCATCTCACTTTCCCGACATCCGACATTCACCGACGAAGAGGGATTCGGCGGACGCCATATCGATCTCCGCCCCTACATCCTGTATGGGGAAGATATTTCTATCATACCGGGCGGCCTCACGCGCGTTGCATTGCGCAAAGGTTCACTTGTGGTGAACTCGTCTCAAGGCGGTGGCTCTAAAGATACCTGGGTGCTCCACCCAAATACCTAA
- a CDS encoding alpha-E domain-containing protein → MLSRVADSLFWMSRYIERADNLARILDVNVQILLDFAQLDDAHIKEHWDPILRSVGRLEQFEEQYDHANSHTVTEFLTFSRDNPESVVSCLCSARENARMIRDQISSELWEAINEMYIFLRSASAMQVWEQGAYAFYSRIMRESYLVQGLMAATFPQDVRNNFFVLGRFLERAFKVTQILDTKYHILLPQVSDVGGAVDTVQWGAVLKSCSAYEAFHQRYVTQPEPRKIIEMLVLSDNFPRSVRFCVTKVRDILESIAQNSESEGPVKAIAILKELTEELAGINTEFIVQKGMHEYLMSIQDRLNAANDAIFQAYLFRPPVDMENEIALQQQQQQQ, encoded by the coding sequence ATGCTTTCACGCGTAGCAGATTCCCTTTTCTGGATGAGCCGATACATCGAACGAGCCGACAACCTCGCGCGCATTCTCGATGTAAATGTTCAAATCCTCCTCGACTTCGCCCAGCTAGACGATGCGCATATTAAAGAACACTGGGACCCCATATTACGCTCAGTGGGCCGCCTGGAGCAGTTTGAAGAGCAATACGACCACGCAAATAGCCATACTGTCACAGAGTTTCTAACATTCTCTCGAGACAATCCCGAGTCGGTCGTTTCCTGTCTCTGTTCCGCACGGGAAAACGCACGAATGATTCGAGACCAAATCTCTTCCGAACTCTGGGAGGCCATCAATGAGATGTATATCTTTCTTCGATCGGCTTCCGCGATGCAGGTTTGGGAGCAAGGGGCTTATGCCTTTTACAGCCGCATCATGCGTGAATCCTATTTGGTTCAAGGCCTGATGGCCGCAACGTTCCCACAGGATGTGAGAAATAACTTTTTCGTCCTTGGACGCTTCCTTGAACGTGCCTTTAAGGTCACGCAGATTCTCGATACCAAATACCACATCTTGCTACCCCAAGTTTCTGATGTTGGGGGTGCCGTGGATACGGTTCAATGGGGCGCGGTTCTTAAATCCTGCAGCGCCTATGAGGCTTTCCACCAGCGTTATGTTACCCAACCCGAACCACGCAAAATAATTGAGATGCTGGTGTTGAGTGACAATTTCCCCCGCTCCGTGCGCTTCTGTGTGACGAAAGTGCGAGACATATTAGAAAGTATAGCTCAGAACAGTGAATCAGAAGGTCCGGTGAAGGCCATAGCGATTCTCAAGGAACTGACTGAGGAACTTGCAGGCATCAATACCGAATTCATCGTTCAGAAAGGAATGCACGAATATTTGATGAGTATCCAAGATAGGCTAAACGCAGCAAATGATGCGATTTTTCAAGCCTACCTCTTTCGTCCACCGGTCGACATGGAAAACGAGATCGCTTTACAGCAACAACAACAGCAACAATAG
- the gdhA gene encoding NADP-specific glutamate dehydrogenase translates to MHPYIRRTLEAVHKRNPGETIFQQAVQEVLESLEQVIQEHPEIEEQNILERLCEPERQIAFRVPWQTDTGAYAVNRGYRIEFSSALGPYKGGLRFHPSVTGSVIKFLGFEQIFKNSLTGLQIGGGKGGSDFDPKGKTDGEIMRFCHSFMTELARHIGEKTDVPAGDIGVGGREIGFLFGQYKRLTNRYELGVITGKPPAMGGSYVRKEATGYGAVYFAREILSTQGQDFEGQRVVVSGSGNVALYAIQKLQSLGAQVVGCSDSGGSLFDPAGLDFEALKLLKEIERKRLVEYLKIHDRAEYRASEKVWSIPCDIAFPCATQNELAREDAQLLIKNGCTLICEGANMPCTPEAIKAFEEASVILAPAKAANAGGVAVSNLEVQQNANWQQWKPKQVDEQLQTIMKQIHKNCLFYAERYGQAGNLIHGANIGGFIRVAEAMRDLGHV, encoded by the coding sequence ATGCACCCGTATATTCGCCGCACTCTCGAAGCTGTCCATAAACGCAACCCAGGAGAGACAATATTTCAGCAGGCAGTCCAAGAGGTACTCGAGTCGTTGGAACAAGTCATTCAGGAACACCCAGAAATCGAAGAGCAGAATATTCTCGAACGCCTATGCGAGCCTGAACGCCAAATCGCTTTTCGCGTACCCTGGCAGACTGATACAGGCGCTTACGCAGTAAACCGTGGCTACCGGATAGAGTTCAGTAGCGCTCTGGGCCCGTATAAAGGCGGGTTGCGCTTTCACCCTTCCGTTACGGGATCGGTCATCAAATTTCTCGGATTTGAGCAGATTTTCAAAAACAGCCTAACCGGCCTACAGATCGGCGGAGGCAAAGGCGGTTCGGACTTTGATCCTAAAGGAAAAACGGACGGAGAGATCATGCGCTTCTGTCACAGCTTTATGACTGAGCTGGCTCGTCATATCGGCGAGAAGACTGATGTTCCGGCTGGCGATATTGGCGTAGGGGGTCGCGAGATAGGATTTCTATTTGGCCAGTATAAACGCCTCACAAACCGCTATGAACTGGGCGTCATCACCGGAAAACCGCCAGCCATGGGCGGATCTTATGTTAGAAAAGAAGCTACTGGCTACGGAGCAGTCTATTTCGCCAGGGAAATTTTATCTACGCAGGGGCAAGACTTCGAGGGTCAGCGTGTCGTAGTGTCTGGCTCAGGGAATGTTGCGCTCTATGCCATCCAGAAGCTACAGAGCCTCGGTGCTCAGGTAGTCGGATGCTCAGATAGCGGCGGCTCTCTGTTTGATCCAGCAGGACTCGATTTTGAAGCCCTGAAGTTGCTCAAAGAAATTGAGCGAAAGCGCCTGGTGGAATATCTCAAAATCCACGACCGTGCCGAATATCGAGCGAGCGAAAAAGTCTGGTCTATCCCCTGCGATATCGCATTCCCATGCGCTACTCAAAACGAGCTCGCACGCGAAGACGCACAATTACTCATCAAGAATGGATGCACCCTCATCTGCGAGGGCGCGAATATGCCCTGTACCCCAGAAGCCATCAAAGCCTTCGAAGAGGCCTCGGTTATACTTGCACCCGCAAAAGCGGCAAACGCCGGTGGCGTCGCGGTGAGTAACCTTGAGGTGCAACAAAATGCAAACTGGCAACAGTGGAAACCCAAGCAGGTAGACGAACAGCTCCAAACTATTATGAAGCAAATTCACAAGAACTGCCTCTTCTACGCCGAGCGCTACGGCCAAGCAGGAAATTTGATCCACGGGGCCAACATCGGAGGCTTCATTCGAGTCGCCGAAGCCATGCGAGACCTCGGCCACGTCTAA